In the Polyangiaceae bacterium genome, one interval contains:
- a CDS encoding Rpn family recombination-promoting nuclease/putative transposase, with the protein MPRLAPVVALEAILASSKSPHDGLFRFVFSQHEAASALLGMLLPKEVARRAKWSTLRALPTGFVDAELSERHSDLCFSLRIGRRRALVYVLLEHQSSPERLMPLRLLGYMHRMWMHYLGEHPRSRRLPLIIPLVVSNTRGPWRAPRRFKDLMALDAPLEPELARFVPQFEYLVQDLLAPASVGARRPLESAIAELTLRLLATARTDVDVLTLLSQSYDLLGAVQRAPNGLAALVAIAHYTLAQSAKQPAAVRRLFHKLGTEGEVAHMTAAHILTKQARLEGRAEGRAEGRSEGRAEGRAEGRTEGRAALIVQQLAARFGKLPESVQARVHAASERALDAMAVRLLSAESLDEVLALANGRGGGSRQD; encoded by the coding sequence ATGCCTCGCCTCGCGCCCGTGGTCGCACTCGAAGCCATCCTGGCTTCAAGCAAGTCACCCCATGACGGCTTGTTTCGCTTCGTGTTTTCCCAACATGAAGCGGCGAGCGCGCTGCTGGGCATGCTCTTGCCCAAGGAGGTGGCGCGGCGGGCGAAGTGGTCGACGTTGCGGGCGCTGCCCACTGGGTTCGTCGACGCGGAACTCAGCGAGCGGCACTCGGATTTGTGCTTCAGTCTGCGCATCGGTCGCCGAAGGGCGCTGGTCTACGTGCTGCTGGAGCACCAGAGCTCCCCCGAGCGCCTGATGCCTCTGCGACTGCTCGGGTACATGCATCGCATGTGGATGCACTACCTAGGCGAGCACCCGCGCTCCCGCCGGCTTCCGCTGATCATTCCACTGGTGGTGAGCAACACCCGCGGTCCTTGGCGCGCGCCCAGGCGATTCAAGGATCTCATGGCGCTCGACGCGCCCCTCGAACCCGAGCTGGCTCGCTTCGTGCCGCAATTCGAGTATCTGGTGCAGGATCTGCTAGCGCCTGCATCGGTCGGTGCGCGCAGGCCGCTGGAAAGCGCAATTGCCGAGCTGACTCTGCGCCTCTTGGCAACCGCACGCACGGACGTCGACGTGCTGACGTTGCTCAGCCAAAGCTACGACTTGCTGGGCGCGGTTCAGCGCGCCCCAAACGGCCTGGCTGCCCTCGTCGCCATTGCGCACTATACTCTGGCCCAGAGCGCCAAGCAGCCAGCGGCGGTGCGCCGTTTGTTTCACAAGCTAGGGACCGAAGGAGAAGTAGCCCACATGACTGCAGCTCACATCTTGACGAAGCAAGCGCGCCTCGAAGGACGGGCCGAAGGACGCGCGGAGGGACGCAGTGAAGGGCGCGCGGAGGGACGCGCGGAGGGGCGCACTGAAGGGCGCGCTGCCCTCATCGTACAGCAGCTCGCCGCTAGGTTTGGCAAGCTGCCAGAATCTGTGCAGGCGCGAGTCCACGCGGCGTCGGAGCGCGCGCTGGACGCCATGGCCGTGCGCTTGCTTTCGGCCGAGAGCCTCGACGAGGTCCTCGCGCTGGCGAATGGGCGTGGCGGGGGATCGCGTCAAGACTAG
- a CDS encoding YceI family protein, translating to MADRPLLRGSVEVHTFKEGLLSRVAHDLHIDARDCEVRADESGVNARFPVANLAVLHAVRDGRPDPDALSAKDRAQIEENIRDKVLHADRHPTAAFDAKVEPRDGGYRLAGTLELHGKSQPLSIDVSQADGKLRGEVELTPSHWGIAPFKAMLGAIKLQDRVVVKFEFEAP from the coding sequence ATGGCCGACCGTCCATTGTTGAGGGGCAGCGTCGAGGTGCATACCTTCAAGGAAGGGCTCCTTTCCCGTGTCGCCCACGATCTTCACATCGATGCCAGGGACTGCGAAGTACGCGCCGACGAGAGCGGGGTGAACGCTCGTTTTCCCGTGGCCAACCTAGCCGTGCTCCACGCCGTGCGGGACGGGCGCCCGGACCCCGACGCACTCAGCGCCAAGGACCGCGCACAGATCGAAGAGAACATCCGCGACAAGGTGCTGCACGCCGACCGCCATCCGACGGCCGCGTTCGATGCCAAGGTGGAGCCACGCGACGGAGGCTACCGCCTGGCCGGTACTCTGGAACTACACGGCAAGAGCCAACCGCTGAGCATCGACGTGAGCCAAGCCGACGGCAAGCTCCGCGGCGAAGTGGAGCTGACGCCGAGCCATTGGGGCATCGCGCCGTTCAAGGCCATGCTCGGCGCGATCAAGCTGCAGGATCGCGTGGTCGTGAAGTTCGAGTTCGAAGCGCCTTAG
- a CDS encoding response regulator, translating to MARVDAWCARAPKELALGMARILVVDDDELIARSLTRALKSAGHEVVVVCCARDADEVSEKFTLGVFDYRLPDGWGTDVARGLLDRSVVAAAVFFTSHELRTELGPVVQKPNWDALLETVESILTTE from the coding sequence GTGGCTCGCGTGGACGCTTGGTGCGCCCGTGCGCCGAAAGAACTGGCCCTGGGCATGGCGCGCATTCTGGTCGTGGACGATGACGAGCTGATCGCTCGGAGCCTCACTCGTGCGCTCAAGAGCGCCGGGCATGAGGTGGTGGTGGTCTGTTGCGCGCGAGACGCCGACGAGGTGAGCGAGAAGTTCACCCTCGGTGTCTTCGACTATCGGCTACCCGACGGCTGGGGCACGGACGTAGCTCGCGGCTTGCTCGACCGCAGCGTTGTGGCCGCCGCCGTGTTCTTCACTTCCCACGAGCTCCGTACGGAGCTCGGTCCCGTAGTCCAGAAGCCAAACTGGGACGCTCTGCTCGAGACCGTCGAATCCATACTGACGACGGAATAG
- a CDS encoding SUMF1/EgtB/PvdO family nonheme iron enzyme, with amino-acid sequence MNEARSKLRRIAWALCLLGTAMLTNCGGDDSSGGDSKDCKLNDTRQCVGPGACAGGQICGADGTWGACDCSGTGGNSGANTGGNGGSDASAGSGGNAAGTSGGASGGGGDGGPADSGPGGSPNCPQGKGPVMIDVGPFCIDSTEVTQKQYKDFLDTVTGPDPKWPACSTIQTVVHSAEACFTQPDHPVVCVNWCAANAYCAWAGKRLCGKVGGGALPPANFGIPWENEWGYACTQGAKTKYPWGDQPAANCNTDNCAPATCSGAVASMPSCRGVQTPYDLIFDQIGNVAEWTNSCFINSTCWTAGGESSAAQMECVATTTDATNISLTALKHIGIRCCADHLGGG; translated from the coding sequence ATGAACGAAGCACGATCAAAACTCCGACGCATCGCCTGGGCACTGTGCCTGCTCGGCACAGCCATGCTCACCAACTGTGGCGGAGACGACTCGAGCGGGGGTGACAGCAAGGACTGCAAGCTGAACGACACTCGCCAATGCGTCGGCCCCGGCGCATGCGCGGGCGGCCAGATCTGCGGCGCCGACGGAACCTGGGGCGCATGCGACTGCAGCGGCACCGGCGGCAACAGCGGCGCCAACACCGGCGGCAACGGCGGCAGCGACGCGAGCGCCGGAAGTGGCGGCAACGCAGCGGGTACAAGTGGTGGCGCGAGTGGTGGAGGCGGCGACGGCGGGCCCGCGGATTCCGGACCCGGCGGCAGCCCGAACTGCCCACAGGGCAAAGGCCCGGTGATGATCGACGTCGGCCCGTTCTGTATCGACAGCACCGAGGTCACGCAGAAGCAATACAAGGACTTCCTCGACACGGTGACGGGGCCGGACCCCAAATGGCCGGCGTGCTCGACCATCCAGACCGTGGTGCACTCCGCTGAGGCGTGCTTCACACAGCCGGATCATCCCGTGGTGTGCGTCAACTGGTGCGCTGCGAACGCGTACTGCGCGTGGGCTGGCAAACGGCTGTGCGGAAAGGTCGGTGGCGGCGCGCTGCCGCCAGCAAACTTCGGGATCCCCTGGGAAAACGAGTGGGGTTACGCCTGCACCCAGGGCGCGAAGACCAAGTACCCGTGGGGGGATCAGCCGGCGGCGAACTGCAACACCGACAACTGCGCGCCCGCGACCTGCTCGGGCGCGGTGGCGAGTATGCCGAGCTGCCGCGGCGTACAGACTCCCTATGACTTGATCTTTGATCAGATTGGAAACGTCGCAGAGTGGACGAACTCGTGCTTCATCAATTCAACGTGTTGGACTGCGGGAGGGGAAAGCTCCGCAGCGCAGATGGAGTGCGTCGCGACCACGACGGACGCAACCAACATTTCGCTCACCGCTCTGAAGCACATCGGCATCCGCTGCTGCGCGGATCACCTCGGGGGTGGCTAA
- a CDS encoding GGDEF domain-containing protein: MSEFDEKTRVTQVVQRPAGDEGDTGNDCLVVIYTKEPGLLGKRFVLDKNPIRVGRGADNTIVLEGDSVSRRHAHFSRRAGHWYIVDDGSTNGTYLNEEQVSKEALLNNSDRIKVGPTILKYLSGADAEAKYHEEIYKMTIIDGLTQIHNKRYLFETLEGEVSRARRHDRPLSVIIFDIDFFKRINDQFGHLAGDYVLRELARVVEARIRRDECFARYGGEEFVVVLPETSLDGAVSLAENLRARVAEHTFVFQGESIPTTISMGCALLVDADKTATDLIQRADEKLYEAKRGGRNRVCY, translated from the coding sequence GTGAGCGAATTCGACGAGAAAACCCGAGTCACCCAAGTGGTGCAGCGCCCCGCGGGAGACGAAGGGGACACGGGCAACGACTGCCTCGTCGTGATCTACACGAAGGAGCCCGGACTCCTCGGTAAGCGCTTCGTGCTGGACAAGAACCCCATCCGCGTCGGGCGGGGTGCGGACAACACGATCGTGCTGGAGGGCGATTCCGTCTCTCGCCGCCACGCACACTTCTCTCGGCGTGCGGGGCACTGGTACATCGTCGACGACGGCTCGACCAATGGCACCTACCTGAACGAAGAGCAGGTCTCCAAGGAAGCGTTGCTGAACAACAGCGATCGCATCAAGGTCGGCCCCACCATCCTCAAGTACTTGTCGGGCGCAGACGCCGAGGCCAAGTACCACGAAGAGATCTACAAGATGACCATCATCGATGGTCTGACGCAGATCCACAACAAGCGCTATTTGTTCGAGACGTTGGAAGGTGAAGTCAGTCGCGCGCGCCGCCACGACCGGCCGCTGTCCGTGATCATCTTCGACATCGACTTCTTCAAGCGCATCAACGACCAGTTTGGGCACTTGGCCGGGGACTACGTGCTGCGCGAGCTGGCCCGCGTGGTCGAGGCCCGCATTCGTCGCGACGAGTGTTTCGCGCGCTACGGTGGCGAAGAGTTCGTGGTGGTGCTGCCCGAGACGTCCCTCGATGGCGCCGTGTCCCTGGCGGAGAACTTGCGCGCGCGGGTGGCGGAGCACACCTTCGTCTTCCAGGGCGAGAGCATTCCCACGACGATCAGCATGGGTTGCGCGCTCTTGGTCGATGCCGACAAGACCGCAACGGACCTGATTCAGCGTGCCGACGAGAAGCTGTACGAGGCCAAGCGCGGCGGCCGCAATCGAGTGTGCTACTGA
- a CDS encoding dienelactone hydrolase family protein produces the protein MCDEDTEAENEVYLQQRLSRRDVSMGAGAVVASALLPGCTPQPAATQPSAPPPAPTPTQPPVPTAREPQTAQAPAPATTSRMVTVDTPDGKAEAFFVAPTEGRHPGVIVWPDVAGLRKAYMTMATRLAEKGYAVLAVNHYYRSSKLPVLETFAEWRTEEGKAKIAPMREALTAQAIAKDGAAFVAWIDKQKEVDTSKKLATTGYCMGGPYTFRTAAAAPDRVGVVASFHGGGLVTKEADSPHTLLAKTKAAALICIAQNDDTRSPEDKTTLRQALDKAKIEAEIEVYPAQHGWCTIDSPVYDQAQAERAWSRMLATFEKHL, from the coding sequence ATGTGTGACGAAGATACCGAGGCCGAGAACGAAGTGTATTTGCAGCAGCGGCTGAGTCGCCGTGACGTGAGCATGGGGGCTGGGGCCGTCGTCGCGTCTGCCCTCCTGCCGGGCTGCACGCCGCAACCCGCAGCGACCCAGCCGTCGGCACCTCCTCCCGCGCCGACACCGACGCAGCCTCCGGTTCCCACCGCGCGAGAGCCACAAACGGCCCAGGCACCGGCGCCGGCCACCACGAGCCGCATGGTGACCGTGGACACGCCCGATGGGAAAGCGGAGGCGTTCTTCGTGGCGCCGACGGAAGGCCGCCATCCCGGAGTCATCGTCTGGCCAGACGTCGCTGGGCTGCGCAAGGCGTACATGACGATGGCGACGCGCTTGGCAGAGAAGGGCTATGCAGTCCTGGCGGTGAATCACTACTACCGCTCCAGCAAGCTGCCCGTGCTCGAAACCTTCGCCGAGTGGCGCACGGAAGAGGGCAAGGCGAAGATCGCGCCGATGCGCGAGGCGCTCACGGCTCAGGCGATCGCGAAGGATGGCGCTGCTTTCGTGGCATGGATCGACAAGCAAAAGGAAGTGGACACCAGCAAAAAGCTCGCCACTACCGGCTACTGCATGGGCGGCCCATACACCTTTCGCACCGCAGCGGCGGCTCCCGATCGCGTCGGCGTGGTCGCCTCCTTCCATGGCGGTGGCCTGGTCACCAAGGAGGCCGATAGTCCGCACACGCTGCTGGCGAAGACGAAGGCCGCTGCGCTGATCTGCATCGCGCAAAACGATGATACTCGCTCACCCGAGGACAAGACGACGCTGCGCCAAGCCTTGGACAAGGCGAAGATCGAAGCGGAGATCGAGGTGTATCCGGCACAGCACGGCTGGTGCACGATCGACTCGCCGGTCTACGACCAGGCGCAGGCCGAGCGCGCCTGGTCTCGCATGCTGGCGACCTTCGAAAAGCATCTGTAG
- a CDS encoding acyl-CoA reductase, protein MSEDAANRIARVQRLIEAATVLADPEASLGQRAREVLPAETGLSPENVALCLSEVLETHASESELATLLDAATPCRKAHVLLAANVFTAPLRAIALALAQAPAVEVRPSRRQPTFTELLLQASPGTFRIVSELSPAPDEHVWAYGRDENLSTVHDELPAGVVFHAHGTGFGAAVVSQALGPDLSATARAIARDVTPFDQRGCLSPRIVLARGDDGFARELAEALARALAAQAHDVPLGSLSSDEAAEIARYRDTLLYAGLVYPAGKGLVGLDLHSNVLLAPIGRNLHIARVDDPLPPLRELAPHLTSVSAPAALHAALRDAVPHARLSELGEQQRPPLDGPVDLRESAAGELL, encoded by the coding sequence GTGAGCGAGGACGCCGCGAACCGGATCGCTCGCGTGCAGCGGTTGATCGAAGCCGCGACGGTGCTGGCCGATCCCGAAGCTTCTCTCGGACAGCGCGCGCGCGAAGTGTTGCCCGCCGAAACAGGACTGTCGCCGGAGAACGTCGCGTTGTGTTTGTCCGAAGTGCTGGAAACGCACGCTTCGGAAAGCGAACTTGCGACCTTGCTCGACGCCGCGACTCCGTGTCGCAAGGCGCATGTGCTGCTTGCGGCCAACGTCTTCACCGCACCGCTGCGCGCCATCGCCCTCGCATTGGCGCAGGCGCCCGCAGTGGAGGTTCGTCCGTCTCGCCGCCAGCCCACGTTCACGGAGCTGCTGTTGCAAGCGAGTCCCGGCACCTTTCGCATCGTCTCGGAGCTGTCCCCCGCGCCCGACGAGCACGTTTGGGCCTACGGCCGCGACGAGAACCTGTCGACGGTGCACGACGAGCTACCCGCTGGCGTCGTGTTTCACGCGCATGGCACCGGTTTCGGCGCCGCCGTCGTGAGCCAAGCACTGGGCCCGGACCTCAGCGCCACGGCTCGAGCCATTGCGCGCGACGTCACGCCCTTCGATCAGCGCGGCTGTCTCAGTCCTCGCATCGTGCTGGCTCGAGGCGACGACGGCTTTGCGCGTGAGCTGGCGGAGGCCTTGGCGCGTGCGTTGGCTGCACAAGCGCACGATGTACCCCTCGGTTCCCTGAGCAGCGACGAGGCTGCGGAGATCGCTCGCTACCGCGACACGCTGCTGTACGCGGGCCTCGTGTATCCGGCGGGCAAGGGCCTAGTGGGACTCGATCTGCACAGCAACGTGCTGCTCGCTCCGATCGGCCGCAACCTACACATCGCCCGCGTCGACGATCCCTTGCCGCCTCTACGTGAGCTCGCTCCACATCTGACGAGCGTCAGTGCGCCCGCTGCTTTGCACGCCGCGCTGCGCGATGCCGTGCCCCACGCTCGCCTGAGCGAACTCGGCGAGCAACAACGCCCGCCCCTCGATGGCCCGGTCGATCTGCGGGAATCCGCTGCGGGCGAGCTGCTCTGA
- a CDS encoding response regulator transcription factor, protein MALESDSAGIPILVLDDDEPVRRGVGRLLLQEGHTPVLVETIAQAVAAQQEHHAEVALVDWALGPERGDAACAALREQNPAPYIIVMTALDPGSLASESLDSGAMYFMTKPLDSKLLRSRINRLRLLRRESFPPAEPGAGHAPAVFQPDGSVVLFNMTVVTGFTALERRCFAYLVRHRDRVVSARELAREFETTAAAVSNQISKIRKLLGNCRELIETVRGEGFMVRSLPKP, encoded by the coding sequence ATGGCACTCGAAAGCGATTCCGCCGGTATTCCCATCCTGGTTCTCGATGACGACGAACCCGTGCGCCGAGGAGTCGGGAGGCTGCTGTTGCAGGAGGGGCACACGCCGGTTCTCGTCGAGACGATCGCCCAAGCCGTCGCCGCGCAGCAGGAACACCATGCCGAGGTCGCCCTCGTGGATTGGGCCTTGGGCCCCGAACGCGGGGACGCGGCTTGCGCAGCGCTCCGCGAGCAGAATCCGGCCCCCTACATCATCGTGATGACGGCCCTCGACCCAGGGTCGCTGGCGTCGGAATCCCTGGACTCTGGGGCGATGTACTTCATGACCAAGCCTCTCGATTCGAAGCTGCTCAGGAGTCGTATCAACCGCTTGCGTCTGCTTCGGCGCGAGAGCTTTCCCCCTGCCGAGCCAGGCGCGGGCCACGCTCCCGCCGTCTTCCAGCCCGACGGCAGCGTGGTGTTGTTCAACATGACGGTCGTGACGGGCTTCACCGCGCTGGAGCGACGCTGCTTCGCCTACCTCGTGAGGCACCGAGACAGGGTCGTGAGCGCCCGCGAGCTCGCCCGAGAGTTCGAAACCACGGCCGCCGCAGTCAGCAATCAGATCTCCAAGATCCGAAAACTCCTGGGCAACTGCCGAGAACTGATCGAAACGGTGCGCGGCGAAGGCTTCATGGTGCGATCGCTGCCCAAGCCCTGA
- a CDS encoding acyl-protein synthetase — protein MSAAEFLQESNDLHARVQGFALRGSEESFEELALAIARFQAKHIPAYTRLVEGRGSSLANLDDIVAVPTDAFRLTRVAVHPPELDVARFVSSGTTSAARSHHPLRRLDTYQALSVHHGRAQLLGSGPTNRIVVALAPHPGDPPTSSLGCMMRAFMVAFDGRGLSVDPEGALFDPDNPERWLVDSRGLNLPGLERAVRMGLERQQPLLILATSLALAHLLDVLGDRPLRCPKQTIVMQTGGAKGRVLKKTSRGLARGVARALGIDVSQVVSEYGMTELASQAYAHPEDEREPFVPPSWLRISAVDPVKLTPVPPGEVGLARFVDLGNVDSAVAVVTQDLIRCHSDGVELLGRRPGAPARGCSLDLEDLILVRGQTP, from the coding sequence GTGAGCGCGGCGGAATTCCTGCAGGAAAGCAACGATCTGCACGCGCGCGTGCAGGGCTTTGCCCTACGCGGTTCCGAGGAGAGCTTCGAGGAGCTGGCCCTGGCCATCGCCCGCTTCCAGGCCAAGCACATTCCCGCTTACACACGCCTGGTCGAGGGGCGCGGTTCGTCCCTGGCCAACTTGGATGACATCGTCGCCGTCCCAACGGATGCGTTTCGGCTGACGCGTGTTGCGGTGCATCCCCCGGAGTTGGACGTCGCGCGTTTTGTCTCCAGCGGCACGACCTCCGCAGCGCGCAGTCATCACCCGTTGCGAAGACTCGACACCTATCAAGCCCTGAGTGTGCATCACGGTCGAGCTCAGCTGCTCGGTAGCGGGCCGACGAATCGCATCGTGGTGGCCCTGGCTCCGCATCCCGGCGATCCACCGACTTCGTCTCTCGGCTGCATGATGCGCGCGTTCATGGTGGCCTTCGATGGTCGAGGCCTGAGCGTCGATCCCGAAGGCGCGCTCTTCGATCCCGATAACCCCGAGCGCTGGCTGGTCGACAGTCGCGGCTTGAACCTGCCCGGACTCGAGCGCGCGGTACGCATGGGCCTCGAACGACAGCAACCGCTGCTGATCCTGGCAACTTCCTTGGCCTTGGCTCACCTGCTGGACGTGCTGGGAGATCGCCCGCTGCGCTGCCCGAAGCAAACGATCGTCATGCAAACGGGAGGAGCCAAGGGGCGCGTGCTCAAGAAAACGTCACGAGGCCTGGCACGAGGCGTGGCGCGCGCGCTTGGCATCGACGTCAGCCAGGTCGTGAGTGAATACGGCATGACGGAGCTGGCGAGCCAGGCCTACGCGCACCCCGAAGACGAGCGCGAACCCTTCGTGCCCCCCAGTTGGCTGCGCATCAGCGCCGTCGATCCCGTGAAGCTCACGCCCGTGCCGCCCGGCGAGGTCGGACTGGCGCGCTTCGTCGATCTGGGCAACGTGGACTCGGCCGTGGCAGTCGTCACCCAGGACTTGATCCGCTGCCATTCCGACGGCGTCGAGCTCTTGGGACGCAGACCCGGCGCTCCGGCTCGTGGCTGTTCCTTGGATCTGGAAGATCTGATCTTGGTGCGAGGGCAAACCCCGTGA
- a CDS encoding aspartate aminotransferase family protein codes for MGFSEIPPPPELDPGQDLPVIRTRPPGPQSRTWLTRMARVAAPMGPAPTQDLTRVVKSSAPPHTIVYSTAKGCNVIDVDGNRYVDFAAGFGSLLLGHAHPRVLMALELQSKRLLQGLGDVFPSEPKIALMERLAELSRESERGVILGQSGADAVTAALKSALLYTGKPGVIAFEGAYHGLSYAPLAACSFRPSYREPFAPQLGSHTRFIPFPSNQSEAELSLERLRLELSQGDVGAVLFEPIQGRGGCVVPPEGFIDELLRLCARSDALSIADEIWTGLGRTGSWLASESDTASPDLLCLGKGLGGGLPISACIGRTHVLAAWQRSEEVVHTSTFAGAPLACTTALSTLDILRRDDLPERARVLGEQTLERLRDRFADHPKVREVRGRGLMLGIDLGAEPGAASRVARRLLERGFLTTTGGGLREVLVLTPPLLIADSLLSALMDALSEAL; via the coding sequence GTGGGTTTCTCCGAAATCCCCCCGCCCCCGGAACTCGATCCGGGCCAAGACCTGCCCGTGATCCGCACGCGTCCGCCGGGTCCCCAGTCGCGCACCTGGCTCACACGCATGGCGCGGGTGGCCGCACCGATGGGACCGGCGCCCACGCAGGACTTGACTCGCGTGGTCAAGAGCAGCGCGCCGCCACACACCATCGTCTATTCGACGGCGAAGGGTTGCAACGTCATCGACGTGGATGGCAACCGCTACGTCGACTTCGCCGCGGGCTTTGGCTCGCTGCTGCTTGGACACGCGCATCCGCGCGTCTTGATGGCCCTCGAGCTGCAGTCGAAACGGCTGCTCCAGGGCTTGGGCGACGTGTTTCCTTCGGAGCCGAAGATCGCACTGATGGAGCGCTTGGCGGAGCTCAGCCGCGAATCGGAGCGTGGCGTCATCTTGGGACAGAGTGGCGCGGACGCGGTCACGGCGGCGCTCAAGTCCGCCCTGCTCTACACGGGCAAGCCCGGCGTGATTGCCTTCGAAGGCGCGTATCACGGCCTTTCCTACGCGCCCCTGGCGGCGTGCAGCTTTCGCCCCAGCTATCGCGAGCCCTTTGCGCCGCAGCTCGGGAGCCACACTCGTTTCATCCCCTTCCCCAGCAACCAGTCCGAAGCCGAACTCAGCCTGGAAAGGCTGCGCTTGGAGCTTTCCCAGGGCGACGTGGGCGCGGTCTTGTTCGAGCCGATCCAGGGCCGCGGCGGTTGCGTCGTACCGCCCGAGGGCTTCATCGACGAACTGCTTCGCCTGTGCGCTCGAAGTGATGCGCTCAGCATCGCCGACGAGATCTGGACTGGGCTTGGGCGCACTGGCTCGTGGCTCGCCAGCGAGAGCGACACGGCTTCACCGGATCTGCTTTGCTTGGGCAAGGGCTTGGGTGGCGGCCTGCCCATCAGCGCGTGCATCGGACGCACGCACGTGCTTGCCGCGTGGCAGCGTTCCGAAGAAGTCGTGCACACCTCGACTTTCGCCGGCGCGCCGCTGGCGTGCACCACCGCGCTCAGCACCCTGGACATCCTGCGCCGCGACGATCTACCGGAGCGTGCACGTGTCCTGGGCGAACAAACCCTCGAGCGCCTGCGCGATCGATTCGCGGATCACCCGAAAGTGCGCGAGGTACGTGGGCGCGGCTTGATGCTCGGTATCGACTTGGGCGCCGAGCCCGGAGCAGCATCGCGCGTGGCGCGTCGCCTGCTGGAACGCGGCTTCTTGACGACCACCGGCGGAGGACTGCGCGAAGTGCTGGTGCTCACTCCGCCGCTGCTCATCGCCGACTCGCTGTTGTCGGCCTTGATGGACGCTCTGAGTGAGGCTCTGTGA
- a CDS encoding right-handed parallel beta-helix repeat-containing protein: MALSSSASRQPSRLQPPADGGAGTDSGAGCATGAWPTAATTGIPAGTPTLTKINASLHTKQDGQVFDAVELNARLYVDHKNVVIKRSRLVGDQFYAVYVTIPAASLTVEDCEIVGGMEVQSDGFTARRNHVHAPAGGNKNDGIFFGGSGALIEDNYIAGLHGGPGAHVDGIQPTSGKGIVIRHNWIEINNNNDPAALINAAIFFQPSKGPLADLTVECNMLNQTAGFWPLRFESGITGPIVVRGNRWAKGFQPSGPAYVKGSTTVTTWQDNAYVDGTPISGPTKI, from the coding sequence GTGGCGCTTTCCTCGAGCGCATCTCGTCAGCCTAGCCGGCTGCAGCCCCCCGCAGACGGAGGTGCCGGGACAGATAGCGGCGCGGGATGTGCGACTGGCGCATGGCCAACCGCAGCGACCACGGGGATCCCGGCAGGGACGCCGACGCTCACGAAGATCAACGCTAGCCTGCACACCAAGCAAGACGGGCAGGTCTTCGATGCCGTCGAGCTCAACGCGCGTCTCTACGTCGATCACAAGAACGTGGTGATCAAGCGCTCGCGCTTGGTCGGCGACCAGTTCTATGCCGTCTACGTGACCATTCCCGCTGCCTCCCTCACGGTCGAGGACTGCGAAATCGTTGGCGGGATGGAAGTGCAGTCGGACGGATTCACCGCACGCCGCAATCACGTTCATGCTCCCGCCGGAGGTAACAAGAACGACGGCATCTTCTTCGGCGGTTCAGGGGCGCTGATCGAAGACAACTACATCGCAGGGCTACACGGGGGGCCGGGCGCGCACGTGGACGGCATCCAACCGACGTCCGGCAAGGGCATTGTGATTCGTCACAATTGGATCGAGATCAACAACAACAATGATCCGGCCGCTCTCATCAACGCCGCCATCTTCTTTCAGCCCTCCAAGGGGCCACTGGCGGATCTGACGGTGGAGTGCAACATGCTGAACCAGACCGCGGGCTTTTGGCCGCTGCGTTTCGAGAGTGGGATCACGGGGCCGATCGTCGTTCGCGGCAATCGTTGGGCCAAGGGATTCCAGCCCAGTGGACCGGCCTACGTGAAAGGCAGCACTACCGTCACCACCTGGCAAGACAACGCCTACGTGGACGGAACGCCAATCAGCGGACCGACCAAGATCTGA